In Microcoleus sp. FACHB-68, the following are encoded in one genomic region:
- a CDS encoding glycosyltransferase, with product MSKRKKVCIIVSSGEKTMKWFLLDHIRALSYKYDVTVMANTSNFDFIDPMDIKVNTLSNYIERKISIVKDIKALLHLLQVFSQYKFDVVHSVTPKAGLLAMMAAAFTQVPIRIHTFTGQIWVTRSGLSRQIFKNLDKVIAFCSSNILVDSLSQQHFLITENVVKPNQSMVLGKGSISGVDTLRFSPNKSVRSEIRNNLKIAESTTVFLFLGRLTRDKGILDLVQAFVKLCQIREEVHLLIVGPDEEEILPAIKQQYETFSHKITFVDYTNVPEHYMAASDILCLPSYREGFGSVIIEAAAVGLPAIGSKIYGITDAIEENITGLLHEPADVESLFEKMLQLTDDISLREQMADNAHKRAIEEFPKEKITNALVDYYESLVSNL from the coding sequence ATGAGTAAAAGAAAAAAAGTTTGCATCATAGTCTCTAGCGGTGAGAAAACCATGAAATGGTTTTTATTAGATCACATTAGAGCGCTGAGTTACAAATATGATGTAACTGTTATGGCAAACACAAGTAATTTTGACTTTATTGATCCAATGGATATTAAAGTTAATACACTTTCTAATTATATTGAACGAAAAATTTCCATAGTTAAAGATATTAAAGCACTACTGCATTTATTACAAGTTTTTTCTCAATATAAATTTGATGTAGTTCATTCTGTTACGCCTAAAGCTGGTTTGTTGGCAATGATGGCTGCTGCGTTTACGCAGGTTCCAATCAGAATACATACATTTACCGGCCAAATTTGGGTGACTCGATCGGGTCTATCCAGACAGATATTCAAAAATTTAGATAAAGTAATAGCTTTCTGTTCAAGTAATATTCTTGTAGACAGCCTATCTCAACAGCATTTTTTAATCACTGAAAATGTTGTTAAACCAAACCAATCAATGGTTTTAGGGAAAGGGTCTATAAGTGGAGTGGATACATTACGGTTTTCGCCAAATAAAAGTGTGAGAAGTGAAATTAGAAATAATTTAAAAATTGCTGAATCAACTACAGTTTTTTTGTTTTTAGGTAGACTCACTCGGGATAAAGGAATTCTAGATCTCGTTCAAGCTTTTGTTAAACTTTGTCAAATCAGAGAGGAGGTTCACTTGTTAATTGTTGGGCCTGATGAAGAAGAGATATTGCCGGCAATTAAACAGCAATATGAGACTTTTTCTCACAAAATAACTTTTGTTGACTACACGAATGTACCAGAGCATTATATGGCTGCATCAGATATTTTATGTTTGCCAAGTTACCGGGAAGGATTTGGTAGCGTGATTATAGAGGCAGCAGCCGTTGGGCTTCCCGCAATCGGCTCAAAAATTTATGGCATAACGGATGCGATTGAAGAAAACATCACTGGCTTGCTTCATGAACCAGCCGATGTAGAGTCACTTTTTGAAAAAATGCTACAGTTAACAGATGATATCTCTTTGAGAGAACAGATGGCAGATAATGCTCATAAAAGGGCGATTGAGGAATTTCCGAAAGAGAAAATAACGAATGCTCTAGTAGATTATTATGAGTCTTTAGTGTCCAATCTTTGA
- a CDS encoding NAD(P)-dependent oxidoreductase: MKLLITGAAGMTGSLFIERLAASQNDIKILCLVRPTTDTRSLQNLKADISYFTGDSSTSQTWDELLTVHKPETIIQIASIRHIPIILESLKKAGQTPRLIVIGTTGIYSQYNHYSAIYKDIETQLAQYPGSSCLLRPTMIYGSHRDQNLHKLIVFCNRYGFFPVFGSGNCLLQPVHADDLAQAILAALQRPEIQGAYNLSGGSVVAFRELLALVAKLIGKPVRQISFPLNLGIWFATRLEGVLGQRSPVRREQILRLQEDKAYPHDAAQQDLNFFPRTLEVGLQQEVELLRSQGII, encoded by the coding sequence ATGAAGCTTCTGATTACTGGAGCCGCCGGCATGACAGGTTCTTTATTTATAGAGCGTCTTGCCGCATCCCAAAATGATATTAAAATCCTTTGTTTGGTACGCCCCACCACTGATACTCGCTCTCTTCAAAACTTAAAAGCAGATATTAGCTATTTCACAGGTGACAGTTCTACAAGCCAAACCTGGGATGAATTGCTCACTGTGCATAAGCCAGAAACAATTATCCAAATTGCTTCAATAAGGCATATCCCGATTATTCTTGAGAGTTTGAAAAAAGCTGGACAGACGCCCCGATTGATCGTCATTGGCACCACCGGCATATATTCTCAATACAATCACTATTCAGCGATTTACAAAGATATTGAAACTCAACTGGCACAGTATCCAGGTTCTTCCTGTTTACTACGCCCCACAATGATATACGGTTCGCACCGCGATCAAAACCTGCACAAGCTGATCGTTTTTTGTAACCGCTATGGCTTTTTCCCAGTTTTTGGCTCAGGTAATTGTCTCCTACAACCTGTCCATGCGGATGATTTAGCTCAAGCGATTCTTGCTGCCTTGCAACGCCCAGAAATCCAAGGTGCTTACAATCTTTCTGGTGGCAGTGTCGTGGCATTCCGAGAACTTTTAGCGTTAGTTGCTAAACTGATTGGCAAGCCGGTTCGACAAATTTCCTTCCCACTTAACTTGGGTATATGGTTCGCTACAAGGTTGGAAGGAGTCTTAGGGCAACGTTCCCCTGTCAGGCGCGAACAGATCCTGCGATTACAAGAAGATAAAGCCTATCCTCACGATGCTGCTCAACAGGATCTCAACTTTTTCCCTCGAACTCTGGAAGTTGGACTGCAGCAGGAGGTAGAGTTACTGCGTAGCCAAGGAATTATTTGA
- a CDS encoding glycosyltransferase family 4 protein, translating into MYLILVLASFLLSLLSVALIKQRFNQQLLDIPNERSSHTQPTPRGGGLGFIIAFALTSGSAAILARYFPDSFHNQLIYPNLSWLWLILTPLAIVGIIDDQRGVPAGLRYLVQLAVSAIAVACFGAFFLPWLTDFGMIGQMAAIAGTCIGMTALINFYNFMDGLDGLVAGVSAVQLSFLAIYLNQPILWLLVAALLGFLWWNWSPAKIFMGDAGSTVLGAIIATSLLNTHSDPIPAWSAIAITLPLVADAIYTLTRRLIRRENIFKAHRTHLYQRLQQSGWSHAQVASAYIAITLLVACSIYYLGSAGAWLSLVSVAGSIILGEIYLRIHSSVSK; encoded by the coding sequence ATGTACCTCATACTGGTATTGGCCAGTTTTCTACTTAGCCTGCTGAGCGTTGCCCTGATTAAGCAACGTTTCAACCAACAGCTGCTCGATATCCCCAATGAGCGTAGTTCTCACACCCAGCCGACACCACGCGGCGGCGGTTTGGGGTTTATTATTGCATTCGCACTCACAAGTGGGAGTGCCGCGATTTTAGCTCGCTATTTTCCCGACTCATTTCACAACCAACTGATCTACCCAAATTTAAGTTGGTTATGGTTAATTCTCACACCCCTAGCTATTGTTGGCATTATAGATGACCAACGCGGTGTGCCCGCCGGCTTGCGATACTTAGTACAACTGGCGGTATCTGCCATCGCTGTTGCGTGTTTTGGCGCTTTTTTTCTACCTTGGCTTACCGATTTCGGGATGATCGGTCAAATGGCAGCAATCGCCGGCACCTGTATCGGCATGACTGCCCTGATTAACTTTTACAACTTTATGGATGGCCTTGATGGTCTGGTTGCCGGTGTTAGCGCAGTTCAACTGAGCTTCTTAGCTATCTACCTGAATCAGCCGATACTTTGGCTTCTTGTTGCTGCACTACTGGGATTTCTGTGGTGGAATTGGTCTCCCGCTAAAATTTTCATGGGTGATGCCGGCAGCACAGTTTTAGGTGCGATTATTGCAACTTCCCTGTTAAACACCCACAGTGACCCAATTCCAGCTTGGTCAGCCATCGCCATTACCCTCCCCCTCGTCGCTGATGCTATCTACACCCTCACTCGCCGTTTGATACGCCGCGAAAATATCTTCAAGGCTCATCGCACTCATTTATATCAACGATTACAGCAGTCTGGCTGGTCTCATGCACAAGTGGCTAGTGCATACATCGCCATCACACTGCTCGTTGCCTGTAGTATTTATTATCTGGGTTCTGCTGGAGCATGGCTGAGCTTAGTTAGTGTTGCAGGAAGCATTATTTTAGGAGAAATTTACTTACGAATCCACTCATCTGTGAGCAAATAA
- a CDS encoding ferritin-like domain-containing protein: protein MNFFTHVLHLVGSGAVAYISARNLRDPLTRPNTLAGLQLAESGSVPFLETLSKRAADEGDAWLAEKLARHAADEKRHGQIFAHALKQLNKQVIDFKNLPKPAETDKQDKPKRSPFFAAYFEGYDQAQLKPENIDWNVFMASTYILELDASKDFARMANVLPDDDLHSANLKKGMLSVANDETGHAAYLYEAMQRRLSAAGVQPLIDEWRTRKINAMLAMAGNFLQGKPQPSLVQDGAPVEMPEPTFAK, encoded by the coding sequence ATGAATTTCTTTACCCATGTCCTGCATCTTGTGGGTTCTGGTGCTGTCGCCTATATTTCTGCCCGCAATTTACGAGATCCTCTGACTCGACCCAATACCCTAGCAGGGCTACAATTGGCAGAATCCGGCTCAGTTCCCTTCTTAGAAACACTCTCAAAACGAGCTGCCGATGAAGGCGATGCGTGGCTTGCGGAAAAATTGGCTCGCCATGCGGCTGACGAAAAGCGTCACGGTCAAATTTTTGCCCACGCCCTAAAACAGCTCAACAAGCAAGTGATTGACTTCAAGAATTTGCCCAAACCGGCAGAAACTGACAAGCAAGACAAACCCAAGCGCAGTCCCTTCTTTGCCGCTTATTTTGAGGGTTACGATCAAGCGCAGCTCAAGCCTGAGAATATTGACTGGAACGTGTTTATGGCCAGCACATATATTCTGGAACTTGATGCCAGCAAAGATTTCGCACGGATGGCAAACGTCCTGCCGGATGACGATCTCCATAGCGCCAATCTTAAGAAGGGAATGCTCAGCGTTGCTAACGATGAAACCGGCCATGCTGCTTATCTGTATGAAGCAATGCAGCGTCGGCTTTCGGCTGCCGGTGTTCAGCCACTGATTGATGAGTGGCGCACTCGCAAGATAAATGCGATGTTGGCAATGGCCGGCAACTTCTTGCAAGGGAAACCGCAGCCTTCCTTAGTTCAAGATGGTGCGCCGGTGGAAATGCCTGAACCGACTTTCGCAAAATGA